Below is a window of Camelina sativa cultivar DH55 unplaced genomic scaffold, Cs unpScaffold00911, whole genome shotgun sequence DNA.
CGATCAACTCGTTTGCATCATTGACAGATCTCTTCGTTGAGCAATTCACAAGCAGCAGGAATCTGGAGAAGACAGCGGATGACCTTTACGAGGTACGACAAAAGAGAGACGAGTCGTTGCATGCCTATGTGGGACGCTTCAACAAGGAAAAAGTATCGATACCCAGTTGCAACACGTCAACCGCCATCTCCGCATTTAAAAGAGGCTTGCTTCCAGACGGTGACTTGTACAAGGAGCTTACGAAGTATCAGTGCAGAACGATGGAAGACGTGCTTTCACGCGCATGGGCGCAGATAAAGTGGGAGGAAGACTCGGCTTATCGCCAGCGACGTTCACCACGATCTGATTCACGTGTGGTGAGAAACGAGAGGTCGAGTAGAGACGAAAAACCTTACCAAAGACCTAAGGACGAGAACACAAAGAGTGGAAGAAAGAACACGCATCGACCATTGAGTGGAGCAGACGACGTCAAACCTAGATCATCAACATGGCCAGATATCAGTAACCTTTCAATCTCGCACGCACATTTAGTCGGTGTACTGAAGGAGATGGGTGAAAACGTGAGATGGCCTCCAAAGATGAAGGCACCTGACAACAAGCGTAACACCTCAAGGTGGTGTGAGTTCCACAATGATCACGGCCACATGACAGAAGATTGCATCTCATTGAGGATGGAAGTGAATGAGCTGTTGAAAAAAGGATATTTGAGAGAATACTTATCTGACAAAACCCGCAACCGCCTGGAAGGCGAAAACAATAAGCAAAAAGCAATTACCGATGGTCCGGCTTCACCCCCAAAACATGATCGAGTCATTAACGTTATCTCTGGAGGATCAGAGATAAGTGGAATAACTCACTCAGATGCAAAAAGAAATACCAGAGCTGTCAGGAACTCTCAAAATAAAGGACACGCTACACAAGGCGACACACCGTCATACAGCATAACTTTTACGACTGATAAAAGCAGCGTACCAACTCTGCATCACGATGCGTTAGTCGTACAAATGACAGTGGCTAACTCTTTGATGAAGAGAATATTAATCGACAATGGAAGCtcaacaaacatcctttatatgCAAGCATACAAAGAGTTGGGTCTTGATGAAGGAGGATTGACACGAAAATCTATCCCTTTAGTAGGGTTCAGCGGTGAGGTCAAACAGAGTATTGGTGAAGTGACACTTCCGGTATATGCTGAGGGAgttaacaaacacacaaaatttttGGTAGTGGATTGTGCTTCGGCGTACAATGCTATCATGGGACGCCCTTGGATTCACGACATGGGTGCTATTCCATCAACCCTACACCAAACTATCAAGTTTCCCACCCCATGGGGAGTGAAAGAGATATTAGGTGAACAAGAAAGCTCACGTTCATGCTACCAAACTACCTTGAAGGGAAAGGGTCAACAATTATAGCAATTACAGAAGCCACCGCTGGTACCTCATGGCGAAGAACCAGAGGTGGAACAACTAGATGAGGTGCCGTTACTTGAAGGTGATCCCGACAAACGGGTAAATGTGGGTTCGAAACTCCCAACCGATATACGGAAGAGGCTTGTCGATTTCCTTAGATCAAACGCTGACTGTTTTGCTTGGACTCACGCGGACTTGCCCGGAATTGATCCAGATGTCATAATGCATCGACTTGAAGTAGATCCAGATCATCAACCAGTCATGCAAAAACGAAGGAAGTTTGCACCTGAACGCGACTCGATAATTAACAAAGAGGTCCAAAATCTCTTGGATGCTGGGTTCATACGTGAAGTGAAGTATCCGGATTGACTAGCCAATGTGGTGGTCGTTCGAAAGAAAAACGGGAAGTGGCGGGTCTGTATAGATTTCACCGATCTAAACAAGGCATGTCCTAAAGACCCATTCCCGTTACCTCACATCGACAAGCTCGTAGACGCTACCGCTGGACACCAACTGATGAGCTTCATGGATGCCTTTAGCGGCTACAATCAGATTCTAATGCATCCAGACGACCAAGAGAAGATGGCATTCATGACTACACGAGGCATATACTGCTACAAAGTGATGCCGTTCGGTTTAAAGAACGCTGGCTCCACTTACCAAAGACTAGTGAACATGATGTTTGCTAGCCAAATCGGTCAAACTATGGAGGTTTATATCGACGATATGCTGGTAAAGTCGTTGGTGGCAGAGGACCACATAGTACATCTACATCAAGCCTTCACTACACTGCGCAAATACAACATGAAGCTAAACCCTTCAAAGTGTTCGTTTGGTGTTAGTTCAGGCAAGTTCCTTGGGTACATTGTCACGTTCCGAGGAATAGAAGCTAATCCAGACCAAATCAGAGCAATCCAGGGCATTACTCCTCCAAGAAACGTGAAAGACGTGCAGAAGCTCACTGGAAGGATGGCTGCTCTCAGCAGATTTATCTCGAGACTTTCTGATAGATCTCACCCGTTCTTTGCTGCCTTAAGAAAGCCGAAGCCAAAAGACTTTATATGGGACGACAAGTGTGAGGAAGCACTAAAGCATTTGAAGGAGTACCTCACGACACCTCCAGTTTTGTCAAAGGCCAAAGATGGAGAAGTGTTGTTACTGTATCTTGCTGTATCAGAACATGCCGTCAGTGGAGTCCTCGTACGCGAGGAAGGGAGCAAACAATATCCGGTGTACTATGTGAGCAAGTCTCTCTTAGAAGCCGAAACAAGATACAGCCACCTGGAAAAACTAGCGCTTGCATTGATAACAGCGGCAAGGAAGCTGCGTCCTTACTTCCAAGCCCATCCTATCGTGCTAGTAACTTCGTCTCCTATAAAAGCGGTGCTCCACAAACCAGAGGTGTCAGGGAGATTGGCTAAGTGGGCAGTCGAACTTGGAGAGTATGACGTCATTTATAGACCGACCACAGCCATAAAATCGCAAGCATTAGCTGATTTTGTTGCTGAATTCGCACCAAGCATGGTCCGAGAAGTGATAGAAGAGGTAAAAACGCTTCTGGATGGGACAAGAAACGGGGAATGGAAGCTCTATGTCGATGGTTCTAGCAACATTAGAGGAACTGGTCTCGGCCTAGTTCTCATGTCTCCAACAGGCGATACAGCTTCGAGAGCAGTCAGATGCAACTTCCGGGCTACTAACAATGAAGCAGAATATGAGGCACTGATAGCAGGACTAACGTTGGCTCGAGAACTCGGAGCTCAAAACTTAGAAGTGTTTAGCGACTCGCAGTTAGTCGTCAATCAAACCCAAGGGGATTACCAAGCCAAGGATTCTAGTATGGCTAGATACTTGAGTGTAGTGAAGGAGCTTATCAAAGCGTTTGGTAGCTGCAAGATTAGTCAAATTCCGAGAGAAGAGAACAATCATGCAGATGCACTCGCTAACCTTGGATCCGCACTCAAAACTGACACTTCAGTTAATGTACCCC
It encodes the following:
- the LOC104773993 gene encoding uncharacterized protein LOC104773993, yielding MAFMTTRGIYCYKVMPFGLKNAGSTYQRLVNMMFASQIGQTMEVYIDDMLVKSLVAEDHIVHLHQAFTTLRKYNMKLNPSKCSFGVSSGKFLGYIVTFRGIEANPDQIRAIQGITPPRNVKDVQKLTGRMAALSRFISRLSDRSHPFFAALRKPKPKDFIWDDKCEEALKHLKEYLTTPPVLSKAKDGEVLLLYLAVSEHAVSGVLVREEGSKQYPVYYVSKSLLEAETRYSHLEKLALALITAARKLRPYFQAHPIVLVTSSPIKAVLHKPEVSGRLAKWAVELGEYDVIYRPTTAIKSQALADFVAEFAPSMVREVIEEVKTLLDGTRNGEWKLYVDGSSNIRGTGLGLVLMSPTGDTASRAVRCNFRATNNEAEYEALIAGLTLARELGAQNLEVFSDSQLVVNQTQGDYQAKDSSMARYLSVVKELIKAFGSCKISQIPREENNHADALANLGSALKTDTSVNVPLLILQWPTTKKDIEKQESCVVTTSETSSWMTSILNYLRDGVLPLDRAECRKIKQQAARYILNGGQLYRRSFSGPYLKCITASEAQLVLAELHLGECGNHSGARNLVLRAKRAGYYWTTMNEDAVRFVRHCDKCQRFANVSRLPPENLKTISSPWPFMKWGMDIVGKLPTAPAQKVFLLAVTDYFTKWVEAEAFSQVRAQEVNSFIWKNVICKFGVPHEIVTDNRPQFACNKFKDFCDDWGIKLSFATPRHPQSNGQAESSNKTIVKLLKKRLEKSKGNWVEELPGVLWAYRTTTKSSTGETPFSLVYGMEAVIPCEVGVKTARTEHPNLQENEKLMCLELDLLDEKRETAKITNWCYQQEVARSYNKNVRTRTF